One genomic window of Maribacter aquivivus includes the following:
- a CDS encoding FAD:protein FMN transferase has product MTCFAYGQEKQYVTVKKSYEVMGGEFDITVISEDEELGYIYILEALAEVQRIEKLISSWDEESETSLVNKNAGIKPIPVSWELYKLIERSILLSEITDGAFDITFTTLNDIWKLDGTMEAIPTSAEVNEVKSKIGYKNIILNSKDQTVYLNKKGMRISFGGIGKGFAADKVKALLVSNEVKAGIINIDGDITTWGTKVTGDKWLIGVVNPDQKGGISSWIPILESSVATTGGDGNFILSGNEKYTHIINPKTGYPATGINSVSVFAKSAETSDALATSIFVMGLDAGLALINQLGDTEVIIVDSNNKMHKSNGILLN; this is encoded by the coding sequence ATGACCTGCTTTGCGTACGGTCAAGAGAAACAGTACGTAACGGTTAAGAAATCTTATGAGGTAATGGGCGGTGAATTTGATATTACCGTAATTTCTGAAGATGAAGAGCTGGGGTATATTTATATACTAGAGGCGTTGGCAGAGGTGCAAAGAATAGAAAAACTTATTTCTTCTTGGGATGAAGAATCTGAAACCAGCTTAGTAAATAAAAATGCAGGAATCAAACCTATACCTGTAAGTTGGGAGCTGTATAAACTTATTGAACGATCTATTCTGTTATCAGAAATAACGGATGGTGCTTTTGATATTACATTTACAACGTTGAACGATATTTGGAAGCTAGATGGTACTATGGAGGCTATACCAACTTCAGCTGAAGTGAATGAGGTGAAGAGTAAAATTGGATATAAAAACATTATACTGAATAGTAAAGATCAAACTGTCTATCTTAATAAAAAAGGAATGAGAATTTCTTTTGGTGGTATTGGTAAAGGTTTTGCAGCAGATAAGGTAAAAGCTTTGTTAGTTTCTAATGAGGTTAAAGCGGGTATCATAAATATAGATGGTGATATCACTACTTGGGGTACAAAAGTAACGGGAGATAAGTGGCTCATAGGTGTAGTGAACCCTGATCAAAAAGGCGGTATATCTTCGTGGATTCCTATTTTAGAATCTTCTGTGGCAACTACTGGTGGTGATGGTAATTTTATACTATCAGGTAATGAAAAATATACTCATATAATAAATCCGAAAACAGGATACCCGGCTACGGGTATCAATAGTGTGTCGGTATTTGCTAAAAGCGCAGAAACATCAGATGCATTAGCTACTTCAATATTTGTAATGGGTCTCGATGCAGGGCTAGCTCTAATTAATCAATTAGGTGATACAGAG